In the genome of Daucus carota subsp. sativus chromosome 9, DH1 v3.0, whole genome shotgun sequence, the window GTCAATTTGAGACTCGCCGGCTTGAAAATAGTCAATTTGATACTTAACCTAAtgaattttatcattttttatattgctGCATGCATGACGTACCTGATCCAGTGTTGCATATAGGGCTTTCTTCACTGTTTCTTTTAAGATCAATTTACATAGATTATGATCTTTACCTGTTGATGCATATATGATGAAGAAATAAGAATTAGGGTTGAATAAATTACCTTAATAACAAAGGAGTAGAGAACAGTGTCTTCCATGCTACTGATATTCAAATGAAGAACCTCAAAAAAATGAGTTTCCAGCACATTGATGATCTTCACTATCTGTCCTGGAATCCTCTGCGAAACAGTTTTCAGAACAACGTTTGAACCCGAGATCTTCGCCTCAACATTAGCTGCCACAGAATTGCAGCATGCTCCGAGCTCTTTCACATTTTCATTGTGAATAGTGTTTCTGATCAATGAGTTACATTCTGAAGGAGGAGTACTGATAAGCTGGAGCGGTACTCTTGGACTAGGAGCAGGGCTAGGGCTCAGACTCATCCTCCGTTTTTTCGATTCCAGGGAGTGAAGAACCTGGTGCAACTCCTTGATGAATTCTATCACTCCTCCTATGATGGATGCTTGATCTCCCTTCATATGCATGTTAATATTCACAATAATAAGTTATGCAAcaattacataaatattttaaccCCCACTATCTTGAAAACTAAAGTACTAACAGATCACTATATAATAGTCGCTTACTTTTTTTCACGTACTTATAAGAGTTTTGACCGTAGACGTataaatgttattttttaaattttttttggaataaaaatattagtgtcatatttttattcacaaaaaaaaatttaaaaaatagtatttatAATTATACGGTCAAAACTCTTAAAAGTACGTGAAAAAAAGTTCAAGCGACTATTATATTTACCAGAGAAAATATCTTTATTTTACTCTGtatcttaaaatattttggTTTCGTCACTATACACACCCACACCCGTAAAACGGAATAATAGGTGATAGATCAATACCCTTTTAATGTAGAAACAAGGGGTCAAAGAGCGTAGAACTTGAAGATGTTCATTCATCTGTCTTCTCCTGTTCCTCTCCACAGCAATGTGAGACATGATTTCTCTGTAGTAAAATTAACTAGATTGTATATAAGACCCGCGTATATGAAGCACACTCTCTAATCTGATCAAGTGTATATATAGTGAAAGCATATATGATTAATTGCATTGTATAGTAGTAGTAGTATATACATGCACGTAAGGCATCGAGCATGTTAATAAATGCTGTGTGTTGCACTCCCGTGAGGTTAATAATTTTTACTCCTcttgtatataatattattacttCTCACGTTTATCAACTTACAACCATTACAGAGCCGGATATGCCTTGTGGATGACCTAAATTTTGCGGAACATTCATGGCGTAATTTAGCCAtggatcaaatttttttagttGATAATTTCGATGTATATTACGAGGGTGTTTGGCCGGAGCTTAAAAATCTGGTTTCCGAGTTTATAAGTTGAAAACACATATAAATATCACTCAGATTTCTGCTTATTTGGCCAGAGATAGTAAcaaaataatactaatatacAGTAGTAGGGGTGAGTACGGTACGGGTAAAGCCGGGGTTTTGTGAGATCTCCACAACCATCCCAGTTTTCGGATATTCAAAATGTTGAGAACCAAAATTGTACCGTTATTATAGATATCCATATTGTATTGTTCCAAATTTTCGGGACAAGATGGGACAGAATTTCACATATTCGGTACTCttaataaaataacattaactgggcaaaaaaaaaataacattaaaaaaagtaaatatcCAAGAAGTGGTAaatctaaacaataaaattccaAAATATACTTGGTAAATAAAGAAGCAAAATAAGAAACTAGTTCAagcaaaataaattataaaagtccggAAAACTATGAGTTCAATCATATATATGCCATAATATAtggtatatattattaatattatattatatatatgtcatatatattttatataacaataaaattttcagTTATTCGGTTTGGTACAATTCAATACAGTTTGGTACAATTCTCAAGTATAAACCAAAACCATCCCATATTGTAAAATTCGGTACAGTTCAATATAGATATAGTCAAAAGTCAACGGGATTTCAATTTTTCGGAACTTTCAGTTCGGTTACTTGGTACGGTACCGTAGTTTACAAATTAATTGACAtatcatcttcttcttttttttctttttttttttgcgccCAGTGTTTCTTATATTGCAAAACGAGTAACTCTTAATTTGTCATGCACATTACCTGCTGCTATCTACCTGCCCTTCCGAGTTCTAGCCAACTCTGAGATCACGAATCACACGTTCAATTAaccacacacgcacacacatcACTGTACGTTATTCTCTCATTTTTATTGCTTAATTTCTTTTCTTGCCagaaaataaatgtattttctgtttcCTTATATGGTGATTATAGAAAATGGACAGGGAGTTGTAAATTTGTAATTCAAGAAGGGAGAAAGATAGAGATTAGAGGGGGTGTTTGGACCGAGGGTGAAATGAAGATCGGAAATGAAAAGGAAAGATATGGAAATAGGTATTTCAGGAATTTGTAAATATTGGTTTACCCGCCAAATGAGATTGATATTCCcatttcataaaaataataattattaatccaTACACCTGTTTGAagttccgattcccgttaacgAAATCATTAACCATGATTTAAACGCCTTCGGAAACATACAAGGAGCACAGCCAACATACTTGCCACACATATTAGTCAAAATTACGATTTTGCAACAGTAGAACTGCATTTTTGTCTCGTAATCAATGGTGCCACTGCCAAGTACAGACTCTAGTTTATTATACTGACTCGCAGAGAATAATACCTTGATCTgtgttaaataaaattttcaggATTTCACAACTATACTGCCTggaattttattcataaaaaaccATCCTCCTCAGACT includes:
- the LOC108202583 gene encoding transcription factor MUTE, encoding MSHIAVERNRRRQMNEHLQVLRSLTPCFYIKRGDQASIIGGVIEFIKELHQVLHSLESKKRRMSLSPSPAPSPRVPLQLISTPPSECNSLIRNTIHNENVKELGACCNSVAANVEAKISGSNVVLKTVSQRIPGQIVKIINVLETHFFEVLHLNISSMEDTVLYSFVIKIGLECQLSVEELAAEVQKSFCSDKV